The region GGAGCTGGAGAGACCAGTACCAAGTGCTGCAGAATACTCAAAACACCCAAATCGTTACGAGCCCACTCCCGAATGGAATAAATGTACATTTTCTACGATTACGCACTCTTTTAAGCTGTAGCTTTTAGTTAGTTTCCTCGGTTAAGCCAGGCTGGGTCGCCATTGCAGACCAGCTCGAAGGGAGTTCTCCCCCCACCACCTCCGGACCAAACAGCAAGCAAAGAAGCGAGGGAAATACAAGCAGACAATACCGAAACCAGATACAAAAGTATTAAGCAGCGACTGTATTAAGCCACCCCACTTTAGACCACGCCCACACCCACTCCCGCCCCTTTCGTGTGTAGTTTACGTTAGATGGAAAACCCACCGCTTGCCGCGCGTTTCGAGCCCCTACTTAAGGAAAGCACCCCGAGTCTTTCTCAAACCACGCTTTGAATTCCCCTTCGAAATCAACCGCGAAGTGAGCACAAACCCCTACGAGATCATTCCACTTGGCCAGAGCCGCGCCAGAAAGGTGCAACTCGTGCATTTAGGCCTCCGGCTGCCGCTTGCCACTCGACAACCCCTAAATCTAAACTAACCTATGctaaactaaactaaagcTAACTAATATTAATATACGAAACACTTATTTGGCCTTATTAAAGATTATTTAACGATTACGAACGTTCGAATATTCAAAGGAAAACTAGCATGTAAGCGAAGGAAATCGTTTGGAAGTCTCGCGAGAAATCCATTAGCAAAATTCCACCTGCGCATAGGTGTCAAGTCAAAAGAGCTAGGCCACAGCCCTATTACTATCGAAATGTTTGCCATGACAATAAATTATGACTAATTATTGATAATGCTTTCGATTCCCGCGCCAGCCCAACCCAAGAGTCAGTCGATTTCATTGTAATCCTCTCTTGCCCAACCACAGACGTTGATTAGTTAGAGTCAAACAAGGTTTCCAGAACAACGAACACTTCTTTCACGAGGCCTACCTGTCCAGGGAATTTTCGCCATGATTTTCTTGCTTTCCAGACAAAAACGAGCGTAACCACTcacaaaaaaatgcatttatacttaattaatttttatacactGTACTTTAGCGAGGAGGAGATGTGtgtaaatacatatattttttgtaaattatttcgCAAGAACAAAGCTAGAGAATCCAAAAGAAACCAAGCAAACGCAACTGTTACACTCGAGTTGAGATACTTCGGAATTCAAGTACAGCCAGCACGGTAGCCTAATTTAACAATAACTACTATTACACCGTACACACTTAGCCTAGTTGAAGAACCCTAACAACCACAGAATGTTAGCCTAAACTAAAGAGAACCTATTTTTAAGCGCAAGTACTACGTGGCTCGCGACGGATACTTGCACTCTAGGGCCTTATATGAGatacacaccacacacacccCGCACACAGCCTAAACATTGTTAGTTATTTAGATGCGACACGCCCAACCGGAGGCGATCGTTTGTGTTCCGACCTCCAGAACCCAGATCCGAGCCCCCGAGCCCCCGAGCCCCCTAGCCCACTCCCTGTTAAAGTTGTTCACCCACTCTATGTGTAGATACGCGGAGCACtgtattattttgtttccTGTGACCCCGGAGCGATCCCTAAGTTAAGAACTCGTTGAAAGGGCATCAAATGTTCGTCTACTGCTCGCCAGGGATCACCAAACACCGCCAAACACCCGAAGCAGGCAACCAACCGTTGGGAGACGAGATCGATTCAAGCAACTTGTATTTCAAATATTACGCATAATGTATTTTAATCAACGTAAGCCACGATTCAACGATAAAGCGCGTTCGCATAAATGAATAAACCTTTTTGTCTTGATACATTTACaaacaattattataattattaaatttacaatgtgaaaataataaaaagaaattattaaaatttaggCGCCACTGGCTTGTTATTTGGGgggaacaaaaatattttgactcTTTAAATTGAATAGGGGTCAACTATTCAGAGGCCTTAAagagaaatttgaatatatttgaaaTCCCGCCCTTTGAAAAGTGTGACCATGCTTGGGCGCAGTGGGAAGTATTCGATATGCTATTATCGAATATGGCTTCGATATGTTGGCCGCCCTGCGCGCGCTTTTTGAATGCTGCGCTATTTTagtaatttcaataaattgctttataaaagaatttataataaagatatttgtgtttataaagCGAGAGTCAAAGGTTGACTGCTCACTTACGATGATATAATATGTGATATGATTTTCAATGCGTTCCAAGGGGTCCCAAATATACGCGCTTTGTACAATtttcttttccatttattaATTTGCTTTAGTAAACTAGTTGGCCAAGGCACAGAGTTCGCTTGCATTTCCCTCAATTAGCTCGGTATAGGCTCCTCTCCTGCACATTAGCTGGGCATGTAtattcataataaaaacacaCGCACATGCAACTGCAGCATTTCCCAACGAACCTACGACAAACAAAAACTCGACGTACTCTCGCTTAGGGTTAGGAATTAAACTAGGCTACGGTTAGCGGTctataaactaaaaaacatCTTAGGCGCTACACAACTTTAGAATAGGCTACATTAGGGTTCTTCTTTACAATATTACAGTAGAAAGATACAATTTCCGCAGCCCTCCTCGCCGCGGCTGCTTTCCGCTCGCTGTCATCAGAGAGTATGTGTTGAATCCCCACACATCTCCCAGTGGGGCTGAGCAGTTTGGTTTGGCATTCAACAAGTGGTCTAACATTGCTAGGTATTTCACACAGGTTATGTCTAAGTTTGTTCTTTTCGGGGAGGGGTCACATCCGAAGAGCAGTGATAGATGGGTGGGGCGGAGGGACACGGTCCGTGGGCCCTGTTCCTCCGGCTTACATTTAGATTAGGCTTATAAGACCCGCTTATATCGCTGCCGTGCGACTCCTGGTCTCCGCTTCTCCACCGCGCGCCCCAGTCCGGGTTGTGGGCTGGCCGGGATCTGCCCAGCCTGCTGGGTTGACGGCCGGCCATCGGACTGGGGGCGGGAAGGAGAGGAGTGGTCGGGTAAATTCGCGTCTCGTCTCGTCCTTAAGGCATTTCGTTTCGCTTTGAGCACCAGAAGAGTTCGGCTCTCCAGTTGGTCCCTTGGTCTACATATTTAGTGCTTTAGAAGGTATACTAGGCTCAGTTTAAGGGTCGAAGCTCCTGACTCGCTCCCCTCTCCTCGTCTCTACTCTGTTCCGTTTAAATTTACTCAGTTCATGCCCGCGggcatatgtatgtatatagatatttgtatttgtatgcATATGCGCAGTTCCCTTCGCTACTTCTcctaaatgtatatatatatagttctCTTGCTATAGTCACGCGTTCTGTACAAGAACCAACCCACTCGGCATTTCTCTCCCCCTTTGTGACTATTTGACTAACAATGATTTTCGGGGTGGGATGGGGGAGGGGGATAGGTCCGCTCAGACGTAAACCGGCGCCTGATCGTCCGTCATGTCCGGCGGCTGCTTGTCGTCGAAGAACCGCCTGAAGGTAAATTCGAAAAATCCGTGGAAGGGCCTGTCGTTCAGGTCGATGTCGTCGCCGCTGCTCATGTTGGAGTCGTTGGAGCGCAGCTTCTCGGGGTCCACGGGGTCGAAGTTGGACGTGTCCGTGGGGTGCTTGATCTCCGGTATGTAGGGCGCCTTCTGCTTGCGCATGTCCGCGAAGTCGATGCCCTTGAAGAAGTCGTGCCCCTTGACCTCGTCCACGCTCTTGCCCAGCCGCTTGTCGGCCGAGGCGCACAGCCTCCGTATCAGATCCGTGGCCTCCCGCGACAACTCGGCCTGTGGCGGTATGTGCAGCGTCTGCTCCCAGTTGATCACCTGAAACGGAGACATCACCCGTTGGTTATTGCATCCCCATGAGCAGAGCAGTGGATACGGCACCTTCTGTTGCGTCTCCAGCGGACTGTTGGCCAGGAAGGGCGGCTGGCCCACCAGCATCTCGTAGAGGATGACGCCCACGCTCCAGTAGTCGCACAGCTGCGTGTAGCCACTCCTCTCCAGGACCTCGGGCGCTATGTAGTTCGGGGTGCCCACCAGCGAGTGGGCCAGGACTCTTTGGTGATCGCGCATCCGCCGCCTGCGAGTTCGGCATACTTTTATTAATGGCCTCCGAATTAACTAAGTGTACGAAACTCACCGCTCCAGCACGGTGGGCTTGGTTCCGTTCTCCGAGTACTCCTCCCAAGGCTCCATCGAGTCCTGGCGCGAGTGGTTGCCTGCGGAAACGAATTAGTATTATGGAACAGTCTACAGTCTACACATTAGATAGTATGTTACCATTCTCCTGGTAGTACTTGGAGTTGTGCGTCCATCGGAATCCCGTGCACAGGCCAAAGTCGGTGAGCTTGATGTGTCCGTCTCTGTCGATGAGTATGTTGTCAGGCTTGATGTCTCTGCAGGAGGACATGGCACATGTTAAGTAAATATCCAGATGAGAGGCGGATCTGCCCTTACCTATGAATGAAGCCCATTTTGTGGACGCTGTCCACGGCGCAGGTGACCTCGGCGATGTAGAACCTGGCCAGCTCCTCCTGGAAAATGCCCAGCTTGATGAGCAGCGACATCAGATCACCACCTGCGGGGAACATATAAGTTAGTATCACCCAGATTCAAGGGAAGCAAGCGGATGGCTCTCACCTGGTATGTAGTCCATCACGAAGTACAGGTTGTCCTTGTCCTGAAAGCTGTAGTACAGCTTCACGACCCAGTTGTTGTCGGCCTCCGCGAGGATGTCCCTCTCGGCCTTCACGTGGGCCACTTGATTCCGCTTCAGGACATCGGCCTTTCGCAGGGTTTTCATCGCGTACAGGTGGTTGGAGGTGTCGATCTTCCGCACCAGCGTCACCTCGCCAAAGGCGCCGACGCCGATGGGCTTCAGCTTCATGAACATGCTCTTGTCCATCTTGGCGCGCTTCAGGCGAATGTAGTTGCTCTCCTTCTGGTTCAGCATCTTCCTCATCTCGATCTGCGTCTGGTCGGGCAGCCCCACCTTGAGCATCTCCTTCTCCAGCTGGTTCTTGCGGTAGGTGCGCTGGCGGTAGGACTTGATCACGTTCTCGATGTGCTGCTCCATGAAGAACTTGAAGGCTTGCGGGGAGTACTGCCGGATGCGGAACTCCTTgcgctcctcctccttctccttcgAGATCTTCTTGCGCTCCGGGATGGGCGAGGCGTGCTTGATCTTCTTGCAGGACGTCGACGAGGAggcggtggtgctggtggaCCCATTGCTGCCCCCGGAACTGTTGGCCCCCGTGTTGGAGGAGTTGTTGTTGTATTTAGCAGGCGGTATGGGCGGTGTCGTCGCCAGATTGCTGTTGCTGATTTGTACGTTGTTGTTATTGCAGCTGGGTGGCTTCACttcgctgctgttgttgttgctttgaTACGGCGGTGGTGGGGGCAGCTGCCGGCTGGGATTGCCGTTGGCCAGCTTCTGCTgatcccgctcccgctccctcTGGTCCCTCTCCCGCTGAGCCTGGGCCTGGAGCACCCGCAGGGCCtgaagttgctgctgctgctggtggtgttgctgctgctgctgttgcacctgctgctgctgctgctgcacctggtgctgctgctgcaccaccGTGGCCGCCTTGGCCTGCATGCTCTTGGCGTAGGACGGCGGCTCCAGGCAGTTGGGCTTGCTGCTCAGACCCACCAGAGGCGGCGTCGTGGGCGTTGGCGGCTTGgattgctggtgctggtgttgctgctgctgctgcgccgccgcctgctgctgctgctgcaccaccGCCGCGGACTTCTGGGGGTACGACGGCGGCGCGGACAGCACGTGGACCGGCGAGTTGCTGGCCGAGGCACTCGAGGGGGACTGCGGGGCCACTGCGGTCTGCAGCACGGGCTTCTGGACCTGCGTGCTCTTCACGCTCTGCATGATGATCGGCTGCTGACTCCTGGCCTGGTAGACGCGCGGCTGCGGCTTCGCCAGCGGCGCCGGGGGCAAGGACACGGTGATGGGGCTCGGCGATCCTGCCGAGGTGGCCGAGTATATCCCGCTGCTGGGCGACTTCCTGTAATCCGACTGCTGCGACTGCGTGGGCGACTGCCGCGACTGCATGGAGGCCGTGTAACTgggcggtggcggcggagctcctcctgctccgccgGCTCCACCTTGAATTAGGTAAGGTGGAGGCGGCTCCACCACCACCGAGCCACTGCCTCCGCCGGGATACAGATTCAGGGACTTCAGCTGCTGCGTCAACTGCTGCTGCGGGTTCTTTAGCCCGTTTTGGGTTATTACAGGGGAGTTGCGATTCCGCGGTGGCGGCGCCGGCGGAGCCACCTCACTGAAACCACTTGGCGAGGGCGAGAATCCCCCGTTTCCGCCGGGATTCCCCACCGTCCGCGCGCTCGGCTGGTGGGTGTGGTGCGAGTGGGGGCTGTCCGAGCGGGAACTGCCGGCTCCCGAGTCCAAGGCCGGACTGCAGCGCAGGTAGTGACTGCTCCCTGTGTCCCTCTCGATGCTCGGCTTCCGTATCAGCTTGTTCGGCAGCAGAGTCGTCATCATCTTTGGCACCCGTCCGttcgccacgcccactcccacACCGGCTACGGCTATGGAGCCGGAGCCGGGCTGACCTACGATGGCGGGGGGCGGCGGGATGACCACGTCCGGCGAGGGCGACGCGGAGGGCGGCGGCTCCATCGGCGGCTTGGCGTGGTGATAGTCCGGAGTAAGTGCATCGTTGCGTCCGTTGGCCGCCGTATATCGCAGTGGTGTGTAATTCTGGAAGAGAGGGAGCAGGAGGTtagttcaatttttaaaaagtaacagattttggtataaaaatactaataaatGTCATTAATACTTAAAATCTCTTAGATATGAGTATATCACCCAAaaaggttttcttttttattacttatttGTTAACTTATTTAAGACCTAACTTAATTAAGACCTCACCCATTCTATTATAACTACTACATTCTACAACTACTTACAATATCATTTTAATTATCTTCctaaatgtataaaaagaaaatgacGTACAATACGAttactattttattaattttagtttttttttttaaccgaATTTAAAGTGTATCTGTGGGATATGTTGAACACgtaaagttattattatatcatctttggaaattatacaaaatctttagttatttatttttatatttgaatatGTTTCGTTGAACATAATCGATCATATTTAAATACCAAAAAGATTACCCCCTCCAAATCCTTTTCACTACGCCCATGGGCGATCGACATTCCTGCActgaaaaaagtatttaagccCAAACAAAAGGCGTGCAtacaacaacaaacagaaacaaaaacagtgaGCAACAAAGGCGAAGCGGAGGCTAAAACAAAAGACCTGAGAAATGAGGCGACCAAAGCaacgaaataaaattcttGCCATCGTCGTGAAATTCCTAAAAGTGAAGCGCAGCCAATGAGAGCGAGCGAGATAGAGCGAGCGAGGAGAGGGGGAGAATGGGGAGCAGGAAGAGGAGGGGTGGGAGAGGGAGAGGGGGAGGAAGAGCCGGCTGCCAGATGCGCTCCAAAACACAGCAACAAATACACTTGCACTGAAGGTTGCCCTTGCTCCCGTCTCGCTCCCACCATTGGCTTCTTCTTTTGGGGCTCTCTTTCCCTCCTTGCCAGCTACTCGTTTTACGCGTTCCTTTGATACCATCCCCCCTCCCCCTGCTCCTGCCCTTTTGTGACTGATCCTCGATTTTATGACTCTGAATGCCCCACTCTCTTCGCTCTCTTCTAGAGATGGCAGCGTGATGGGAATTTGTGTGCGATACGCCAACGCGAATTCTTTGGGATTTCACGTGCGAAATTTTTGGGATTCTGATTAATAATTACCAGTTTTTcaacaacaaataatatttaagggGTAATTTCAATTAGAAAGCTTAgcatcaataaataaataaacgctCGTTAagtcatttaaattatacattaaagtcatttaaataatttaatacaaTAAGGGTTTATAAGATAACAAGACGTTTAAAATTCATATACAGACTTGTTTggcaagaaattaaaataaagaaaaaaaactatgaaatgaaataaagttTTTCTGGTCAAATATTCTTGTTATGTTGCTAAATTGGCCCAATTTTATTCACCCACTCTACGCGTCGGGATTTTATTGGGAATCAAATTAAAACCAAGGACGCGCACCAAGCGAAACCCGACAAAGACCCCTAGCAGACTGTGCGTCGCTCTCTGAGGGGGTCTTCGAGCCACCCGAGTCCCGACTCCCCATTCTGCACCGCAGCCTTACATGAAAGCCAATTTACGGCAAATTAGCGAAAGCCAATGGGCTCACTAAATCAGCAAGTGCACCAAGAAGACCAAGAAAGTGTCGCCCACGCAAATTGGCATTGCTGAGtttctgaaataaaataaattggatTTGCCAGGGGCCTAAGGGCGAGGGGAACTGCGAATCGTAGAATTGCCGAAACACTTTCGCTAATCCACTTAAGCTCCTTTGCTTTGCGGTCGTCAATGCAATTTGCAAGGCGATTAAGCCGTCGGCAAGGTCAAAAGAATCACCGGATTACACAAGAAGAGATACATCTTAGAACTGGAAGAAAAGGTATAGATGTCAAGGTCTAGGGTTTAAGTTAgcttctctgttctaaaaatGAACCATAAACTTATAAAAGTTGgtgagaaaattaaaataaaatttcacagGTTTTCAGAATGCGCGGCATTGAACCTGGACCTGTGATCAAGTATATCATATATTTAGTAGGGGATAACGTCGAGATATTAGCTTGTCAGTGTAATCATCAACTAAATACATCCAAAATCGAAATTCTTGGCAACTGcaagatatttataaaaaatttcacagGTTTTCAGAATGCGCGGCATTGAACCTGGACCTGTGATCAAGTATATCATATATTTAGTAGGGGATAACGTCGAGATATTAGCTTGTCAGTGTAATCATCAACTAAATACATCCAAAATCGAAATTCTTGTAAACTATAAGATATTTGTGTAAGAATATGATAGCAAGATAATATAGTACAGTATAATATGATAGCAAGTGGTAATCACAAAGTccttaaaattgttataataataaaaaaataactttaactAAAACCATATTAAAAACCACACACAGAGCATTCCTAGAGTGAAACTATGGATCCTATTTTAGGTCTTATATATGACTTTCATATTTATGATTGgcatttttgttggtttttttcaGAGAGGATCTCCCACCGATCGGACCATAGAAGCACTATATCCATATAGCCAAACATTCTGCCGCACGCCGACttctgtttgtgtttgtgcTGGGGGCCGTGCGAGTGTCTGCTGGtcttttgttattattagaggCAACACACATTCTTTTTTCGGCGATTGCTTCGGCTGATACATATTGGATATGTCTGCACCATATACGATGAAGACACACACTCGCCTGTGTTTGGGTGAAAATTCCTGAGAAAATAGCTGAGGCACCGAGCGCGAGAATAAAGAAAATCAAGCGAAAGCGACCCACCGACAGGTTCAGCAAATTTTCGCATGAAAATCGGGCAAATTAGTGAAAATTGCACCCCAAGGAATTCCATTTCGCTCGAAATGAAATGTGTCCCCCGTGAAATGGCTGCGGACAGCGCAACAGTGGCGAAGAAAAGTGTTTTACCaccttaaaatattataaaacttaataaaatatgtGTAAATCATTCCGATTTGAAGTCCATTTGGTTgataaacaaaagtaaaacGAAAGTTaacaatgaaataatcccTAAAAAATCGAATCAAATACATCTTCAAGATCTTTCAATTTCTTTAAAGTGACCTTTCCAACacttctttaaatttttttaagtgaccTTTCCAACACTTCCTCATAAAACCTCACACTCTCTGCACTCACTGTGCCCACCCTCTTTATAAATAGCCGAATTCGCACCGAATCTAAAATTGGGATTACATGTGTACGCGGCGACCATAACAGCACCAAATAT is a window of Drosophila biarmipes strain raj3 chromosome 3R, RU_DBia_V1.1, whole genome shotgun sequence DNA encoding:
- the LOC108025320 gene encoding serine/threonine-protein kinase Warts, whose protein sequence is MHPAGEKRGGRPNANKYTAEALESIKQDLTRFEVQNNHRNNQNYTPLRYTAANGRNDALTPDYHHAKPPMEPPPSASPSPDVVIPPPPAIVGQPGSGSIAVAGVGVGVANGRVPKMMTTLLPNKLIRKPSIERDTGSSHYLRCSPALDSGAGSSRSDSPHSHHTHQPSARTVGNPGGNGGFSPSPSGFSEVAPPAPPPRNRNSPVITQNGLKNPQQQLTQQLKSLNLYPGGGSGSVVVEPPPPYLIQGGAGGAGGAPPPPPSYTASMQSRQSPTQSQQSDYRKSPSSGIYSATSAGSPSPITVSLPPAPLAKPQPRVYQARSQQPIIMQSVKSTQVQKPVLQTAVAPQSPSSASASNSPVHVLSAPPSYPQKSAAVVQQQQQAAAQQQQQHQHQQSKPPTPTTPPLVGLSSKPNCLEPPSYAKSMQAKAATVVQQQHQVQQQQQQVQQQQQQHHQQQQQLQALRVLQAQAQRERDQRERERDQQKLANGNPSRQLPPPPPYQSNNNSSEVKPPSCNNNNVQISNSNLATTPPIPPAKYNNNSSNTGANSSGGSNGSTSTTASSSTSCKKIKHASPIPERKKISKEKEEERKEFRIRQYSPQAFKFFMEQHIENVIKSYRQRTYRKNQLEKEMLKVGLPDQTQIEMRKMLNQKESNYIRLKRAKMDKSMFMKLKPIGVGAFGEVTLVRKIDTSNHLYAMKTLRKADVLKRNQVAHVKAERDILAEADNNWVVKLYYSFQDKDNLYFVMDYIPGGDLMSLLIKLGIFQEELARFYIAEVTCAVDSVHKMGFIHRDIKPDNILIDRDGHIKLTDFGLCTGFRWTHNSKYYQENGNHSRQDSMEPWEEYSENGTKPTVLERRRMRDHQRVLAHSLVGTPNYIAPEVLERSGYTQLCDYWSVGVILYEMLVGQPPFLANSPLETQQKVINWEQTLHIPPQAELSREATDLIRRLCASADKRLGKSVDEVKGHDFFKGIDFADMRKQKAPYIPEIKHPTDTSNFDPVDPEKLRSNDSNMSSGDDIDLNDRPFHGFFEFTFRRFFDDKQPPDMTDDQAPVYV